In one Zalophus californianus isolate mZalCal1 chromosome 10, mZalCal1.pri.v2, whole genome shotgun sequence genomic region, the following are encoded:
- the ADAM15 gene encoding disintegrin and metalloproteinase domain-containing protein 15 isoform X2, whose translation MRLALLWALGLLGAGSPLSPRPLPYIGGTEEERARPEGALGGPSEPQILPDIPTLSLTEVFQAKLPEALRIQLELDGESHVLELLRNRELVPGRPSLMWYQPDGTRVVNVGHTLENCCYQGAVQGRVGSWVSVCTCSGLRGLVILSPERSYTLDLEPGDLRAPPTISRIQDLFLPGHTCALSWRASVPTQTPLEPPRGRLHSHTHRRRRDVVTETKTVELVIVADRSEVQRYPDSQHLLNRMLKVTLLLDAFFRPLNVRVVLVGLEAWTQRDLVEISQDPGLTLDRFLHWRRRDLLPRLPHDSAQLVTATSFSGPTVGMAIQNSICSDFSGGVNMDHSTSVLGVASSIAHELGHSLGLDHDLHGQSCPCPGPAPAKSCIMEASTDFLPGLNFSNCSRQALEKALLEGMGSCLFERLPSLPSLATVCGNKLLEPGEQCDCGFPDDCTDPCCDYVSCQLRPGARCASDGLCCHNCQLRPAGGQCRPSRGDCDLPEFCSGDSPQCPPDVSLGDGEPCAGGQAVCVRGRCASYAQQCQALWGPGAQPASPLCLLAANTRGDAFGSCGRSPNGSYVSCAPKDAICGQLQCQGGQAQPLLGSARGLRWEMLEANGTQLKLNCSWVHLDLGDDVAQPLLTLPGTACGPDLVCIDRRCQPVDVLRAQECRSKCHGHGVCDSKGHCRCEAGWAPPDCTNRVRATSSLTTGLPLSLLLSVVLLLLGASYWHRARLRQRLCQLKGPSCQYRAAQSGPPERPGPPQRVLLMPGAKASILGFPAPPSRPLPPDPVPKRLQAELADRPNPPTRPLPADPVVRHPKSQGPAKPPPPRKPLPANPQGRRPSGDLPGPGAGIPPLVVPSRPAPPPPAASSLYL comes from the exons ATGCGGCTGGCgctgctctgggccctggggctcctgggcgcAGGCAGCCCTCTGTCCCCCCGGCCGCTCCCATATATAG GTGGCACTGAGGAGGAGCGGGCAAGGCCAGAGGGGGCCCTGGGTGGACCCTCGGAGCCCCAGATCCTTCCGGACATCCCGACACTCAGCCTCACAGAGGTGTTTCAG GCCAAGCTGCCTGAGGCCTTGCGGATCCAGTTGGAATTGGATGGTGAGAGTCATGTTCTGGAGCTGCTACGGAACAG GGAGCTAGTCCCAGGCCGCCCGAGCCTGATGTGGTACCAGCCTGACGGCACCCGTGTGGTCAATGTGGGACACACTCTG GAGAACTGCTGCTACCAGGGAGCGGTGCAGGGCCGCGTGGGCTCCTGGGTCTCTGTCTGCACCTGCTCAGGGCTCAG GGGTTTGGTGATCCTGTCCCCAGAGAGAAGCTACACCTTAGACCTGGAGCCTGGGGACCTTCGGGCCCCCCCAACTATCTCCCGGATCCAAGACCTCTTCCTGCCAGGCCACACTTGTGCCCTGAGCTGGCGTGCATCTGTGCCCACTCAGACTCCCCTGGAGCCACCCCGGGGAAGGCTCCACAGCCACACTCATCGG AGGCGGCGGGACGTGGTGACAGAGACCAAGACCGTTGAGCTGGTGATTGTGGCTGACCGTTCGGAG GTCCAGAGGTACCCGGACTCCCAGCACCTGCTGAACCGCATGCTGAAGGTGACCCTCCTCCTGGACGCC TTCTTCCGGCCCCTGAACGTGCGGGTGGTGCTCGTGGGCCTGGAGGCCTGGACCCAGCGGGACCTGGTGGAGATAAGCCAGGACCCAGGTCTCACACTAGACAGGTTCCTCCACTGGCGCCGGAGAGATTTGCTGCCTCGACTGCCCCACGACAGTGCCCAGCTGGTGAC CGCTACTTCCTTCTCTGGGCCCACGGTGGGCATGGCCATTCAGAACTCCATCTGTTCTGACTTCTCTGGAGGTGTGAACATG GACCACTCCACCAGCGTCCTGGGAGTTGCATCCTCCATAGCTCACGAGTTGGGCCACAGCCTGGGCCTGGACCACGACTTGCACGGGCAAAGCTGTCCCTGCCCGGGGCCGGCCCCTGCCAAGAGCTGCATCATGGAGGCCTCCACGGA CTTCCTGCCGGGCCTGAACTTCAGCAACTGCAGCCGGCAGGCCCTGGAGAAAGCCCTGCTGGAAGGGATGGGCAGCTGCCTCTTTGAGCGGCTGCCCAGCCTGCCCTCTCTGGCCACTGTCTGCGGGAATAAGCTGCTGGAGCCGGGCGAGCAGTGTGACTGCGGCTTCCCGGAT GACTGCACCGACCCCTGCTGTGACTACGTCAGCTGCCAACTGAGGCCCGGGGCGCGGTGCGCATCCGACGGGCTCTGCTGTCACAACTGCCAG CTGCGCCCGGCCGGCGGGCAGTGCCGCCCGTCCAGAGGGGACTGCGACTTACCCGAGTTCTGCTCAGGAGACAGCCCGCAGTGCCCTCCCGATGTCAGCCTGGGAGACGGCGAGCCCTGCGCGGGGGGCCAGGCCGTGTGCGTGCGGGGGCGTTGTGCCTCGTACGCCCAGCAGTGCCAGGCTCTCTGGGGACCTGGGGCCCAGCCCGCCTCGCCGCTTTGCCTCCTTGCTGCCAACACTCGAGGGGATGCTTTTGGGAGCTGTGGGCGCAGCCCTAATGGCAGCTACGTGTCCTGTGCCCCTAA AGACGCCATTTGTGGGCAGCTCCAGTGCCAGGGGGGGCAGGCCCAGCCTCTGCTCGGCTCAGCCCGGGGTCTGCGCTGGGAGATGCTAGAAGCCAACGGGACCCAGCTGAAGCTGAATTGCAGCTGGGTCCACCTGGACCTGGGCGACGACGTGGCCCAGCCCCTGCTGACTCTGCCTGGCACAGCCTGTGGTCCTGACCTG gTGTGCATTGACCGCCGGTGCCAGCCCGTGGACGTCCTGCGAGCCCAGGAATGTCGAAGCAAATGCCACGGACACGGG GTCTGCGACAGCAAAGGACATTGCCGCTGTGAGGCGGGCTGGGCCCCCCCCGACTGCACCAACCGCGTCAGAG CAACCAGCTCCCTGACCACAGGGCTGCCCCTCAGCCTCCTGCTGTCGGTggtcctgctgctgctgggggcCAGCTACTGGCACCGCGCCCGCCTGCGTCAACGGCTCTGTCAGCTCAAAGGACCCAGCTGCCAATACAG GGCAGCCCAGTCTGGTCCCCCAGAACGCCCAGGACCCCCGCAGAGGGTCCTGCTGATGCCAGGGGCCAAG GCCAGTATTCTTGGCTTCCCGGCACCCCCCTCCCGGCCGCTGCCTCCCGACCCTGTGCCCAAGAGACTCCAG GCTGAGCTGGCTGACCGGCCCAATCCCCCCACCCGCCCTCTGCCCGCTGACCCGGTGGTGAGGCACCCGAAG TCTCAGGGGCCTGCCAAGCCCCCACCCCCGAGGAAGCCACTGCCTGCCAACCCCCAGGGCCGGCGCCCTTCGGGTGACCTGCCTGGCCCAGGAGCTGGAATCCCGCCCCTAGTGGTACCGTCCAG GCCTGCGCCGCCGCCCCCAGCAGCGTCCTCGCTCTACCTCTGA
- the ADAM15 gene encoding disintegrin and metalloproteinase domain-containing protein 15 isoform X9, whose amino-acid sequence MRLALLWALGLLGAGSPLSPRPLPYIGGTEEERARPEGALGGPSEPQILPDIPTLSLTEVFQAKLPEALRIQLELDGESHVLELLRNRELVPGRPSLMWYQPDGTRVVNVGHTLENCCYQGAVQGRVGSWVSVCTCSGLRGLVILSPERSYTLDLEPGDLRAPPTISRIQDLFLPGHTCALSWRASVPTQTPLEPPRGRLHSHTHRRRRDVVTETKTVELVIVADRSEVQRYPDSQHLLNRMLKVTLLLDAFFRPLNVRVVLVGLEAWTQRDLVEISQDPGLTLDRFLHWRRRDLLPRLPHDSAQLVTATSFSGPTVGMAIQNSICSDFSGGVNMDHSTSVLGVASSIAHELGHSLGLDHDLHGQSCPCPGPAPAKSCIMEASTDFLPGLNFSNCSRQALEKALLEGMGSCLFERLPSLPSLATVCGNKLLEPGEQCDCGFPDDCTDPCCDYVSCQLRPGARCASDGLCCHNCQLRPAGGQCRPSRGDCDLPEFCSGDSPQCPPDVSLGDGEPCAGGQAVCVRGRCASYAQQCQALWGPGAQPASPLCLLAANTRGDAFGSCGRSPNGSYVSCAPKDAICGQLQCQGGQAQPLLGSARGLRWEMLEANGTQLKLNCSWVHLDLGDDVAQPLLTLPGTACGPDLVCIDRRCQPVDVLRAQECRSKCHGHGVCDSKGHCRCEAGWAPPDCTNRVRATSSLTTGLPLSLLLSVVLLLLGASYWHRARLRQRLCQLKGPSCQYRAAQSGPPERPGPPQRVLLMPGAKAQKQSPAWTGEGHHLEEGQAGGSERPVFLASRHPPPGRCLPTLCPRDSRLSWLTGPIPPPALCPLTRW is encoded by the exons ATGCGGCTGGCgctgctctgggccctggggctcctgggcgcAGGCAGCCCTCTGTCCCCCCGGCCGCTCCCATATATAG GTGGCACTGAGGAGGAGCGGGCAAGGCCAGAGGGGGCCCTGGGTGGACCCTCGGAGCCCCAGATCCTTCCGGACATCCCGACACTCAGCCTCACAGAGGTGTTTCAG GCCAAGCTGCCTGAGGCCTTGCGGATCCAGTTGGAATTGGATGGTGAGAGTCATGTTCTGGAGCTGCTACGGAACAG GGAGCTAGTCCCAGGCCGCCCGAGCCTGATGTGGTACCAGCCTGACGGCACCCGTGTGGTCAATGTGGGACACACTCTG GAGAACTGCTGCTACCAGGGAGCGGTGCAGGGCCGCGTGGGCTCCTGGGTCTCTGTCTGCACCTGCTCAGGGCTCAG GGGTTTGGTGATCCTGTCCCCAGAGAGAAGCTACACCTTAGACCTGGAGCCTGGGGACCTTCGGGCCCCCCCAACTATCTCCCGGATCCAAGACCTCTTCCTGCCAGGCCACACTTGTGCCCTGAGCTGGCGTGCATCTGTGCCCACTCAGACTCCCCTGGAGCCACCCCGGGGAAGGCTCCACAGCCACACTCATCGG AGGCGGCGGGACGTGGTGACAGAGACCAAGACCGTTGAGCTGGTGATTGTGGCTGACCGTTCGGAG GTCCAGAGGTACCCGGACTCCCAGCACCTGCTGAACCGCATGCTGAAGGTGACCCTCCTCCTGGACGCC TTCTTCCGGCCCCTGAACGTGCGGGTGGTGCTCGTGGGCCTGGAGGCCTGGACCCAGCGGGACCTGGTGGAGATAAGCCAGGACCCAGGTCTCACACTAGACAGGTTCCTCCACTGGCGCCGGAGAGATTTGCTGCCTCGACTGCCCCACGACAGTGCCCAGCTGGTGAC CGCTACTTCCTTCTCTGGGCCCACGGTGGGCATGGCCATTCAGAACTCCATCTGTTCTGACTTCTCTGGAGGTGTGAACATG GACCACTCCACCAGCGTCCTGGGAGTTGCATCCTCCATAGCTCACGAGTTGGGCCACAGCCTGGGCCTGGACCACGACTTGCACGGGCAAAGCTGTCCCTGCCCGGGGCCGGCCCCTGCCAAGAGCTGCATCATGGAGGCCTCCACGGA CTTCCTGCCGGGCCTGAACTTCAGCAACTGCAGCCGGCAGGCCCTGGAGAAAGCCCTGCTGGAAGGGATGGGCAGCTGCCTCTTTGAGCGGCTGCCCAGCCTGCCCTCTCTGGCCACTGTCTGCGGGAATAAGCTGCTGGAGCCGGGCGAGCAGTGTGACTGCGGCTTCCCGGAT GACTGCACCGACCCCTGCTGTGACTACGTCAGCTGCCAACTGAGGCCCGGGGCGCGGTGCGCATCCGACGGGCTCTGCTGTCACAACTGCCAG CTGCGCCCGGCCGGCGGGCAGTGCCGCCCGTCCAGAGGGGACTGCGACTTACCCGAGTTCTGCTCAGGAGACAGCCCGCAGTGCCCTCCCGATGTCAGCCTGGGAGACGGCGAGCCCTGCGCGGGGGGCCAGGCCGTGTGCGTGCGGGGGCGTTGTGCCTCGTACGCCCAGCAGTGCCAGGCTCTCTGGGGACCTGGGGCCCAGCCCGCCTCGCCGCTTTGCCTCCTTGCTGCCAACACTCGAGGGGATGCTTTTGGGAGCTGTGGGCGCAGCCCTAATGGCAGCTACGTGTCCTGTGCCCCTAA AGACGCCATTTGTGGGCAGCTCCAGTGCCAGGGGGGGCAGGCCCAGCCTCTGCTCGGCTCAGCCCGGGGTCTGCGCTGGGAGATGCTAGAAGCCAACGGGACCCAGCTGAAGCTGAATTGCAGCTGGGTCCACCTGGACCTGGGCGACGACGTGGCCCAGCCCCTGCTGACTCTGCCTGGCACAGCCTGTGGTCCTGACCTG gTGTGCATTGACCGCCGGTGCCAGCCCGTGGACGTCCTGCGAGCCCAGGAATGTCGAAGCAAATGCCACGGACACGGG GTCTGCGACAGCAAAGGACATTGCCGCTGTGAGGCGGGCTGGGCCCCCCCCGACTGCACCAACCGCGTCAGAG CAACCAGCTCCCTGACCACAGGGCTGCCCCTCAGCCTCCTGCTGTCGGTggtcctgctgctgctgggggcCAGCTACTGGCACCGCGCCCGCCTGCGTCAACGGCTCTGTCAGCTCAAAGGACCCAGCTGCCAATACAG GGCAGCCCAGTCTGGTCCCCCAGAACGCCCAGGACCCCCGCAGAGGGTCCTGCTGATGCCAGGGGCCAAG GCCCAGAAGCAGAGTCCAGCCTGGACTGGGGAGGGACATCACCTAGAGGAGGGCCAAGCTGGTGGTTCTGAGAG GCCAGTATTCTTGGCTTCCCGGCACCCCCCTCCCGGCCGCTGCCTCCCGACCCTGTGCCCAAGAGACTCCAG GCTGAGCTGGCTGACCGGCCCAATCCCCCCACCCGCCCTCTGCCCGCTGACCCGGTGGTGA
- the ADAM15 gene encoding disintegrin and metalloproteinase domain-containing protein 15 isoform X8 produces the protein MRLALLWALGLLGAGSPLSPRPLPYIGGTEEERARPEGALGGPSEPQILPDIPTLSLTEVFQAKLPEALRIQLELDGESHVLELLRNRELVPGRPSLMWYQPDGTRVVNVGHTLENCCYQGAVQGRVGSWVSVCTCSGLRGLVILSPERSYTLDLEPGDLRAPPTISRIQDLFLPGHTCALSWRASVPTQTPLEPPRGRLHSHTHRRRRDVVTETKTVELVIVADRSEVQRYPDSQHLLNRMLKVTLLLDAFFRPLNVRVVLVGLEAWTQRDLVEISQDPGLTLDRFLHWRRRDLLPRLPHDSAQLVTATSFSGPTVGMAIQNSICSDFSGGVNMDHSTSVLGVASSIAHELGHSLGLDHDLHGQSCPCPGPAPAKSCIMEASTDFLPGLNFSNCSRQALEKALLEGMGSCLFERLPSLPSLATVCGNKLLEPGEQCDCGFPDDCTDPCCDYVSCQLRPGARCASDGLCCHNCQLRPAGGQCRPSRGDCDLPEFCSGDSPQCPPDVSLGDGEPCAGGQAVCVRGRCASYAQQCQALWGPGAQPASPLCLLAANTRGDAFGSCGRSPNGSYVSCAPKDAICGQLQCQGGQAQPLLGSARGLRWEMLEANGTQLKLNCSWVHLDLGDDVAQPLLTLPGTACGPDLVCIDRRCQPVDVLRAQECRSKCHGHGVCDSKGHCRCEAGWAPPDCTNRVRATSSLTTGLPLSLLLSVVLLLLGASYWHRARLRQRLCQLKGPSCQYRAAQSGPPERPGPPQRVLLMPGAKAQKQSPAWTGEGHHLEEGQAGGSESRPVFLASRHPPPGRCLPTLCPRDSRLSWLTGPIPPPALCPLTRW, from the exons ATGCGGCTGGCgctgctctgggccctggggctcctgggcgcAGGCAGCCCTCTGTCCCCCCGGCCGCTCCCATATATAG GTGGCACTGAGGAGGAGCGGGCAAGGCCAGAGGGGGCCCTGGGTGGACCCTCGGAGCCCCAGATCCTTCCGGACATCCCGACACTCAGCCTCACAGAGGTGTTTCAG GCCAAGCTGCCTGAGGCCTTGCGGATCCAGTTGGAATTGGATGGTGAGAGTCATGTTCTGGAGCTGCTACGGAACAG GGAGCTAGTCCCAGGCCGCCCGAGCCTGATGTGGTACCAGCCTGACGGCACCCGTGTGGTCAATGTGGGACACACTCTG GAGAACTGCTGCTACCAGGGAGCGGTGCAGGGCCGCGTGGGCTCCTGGGTCTCTGTCTGCACCTGCTCAGGGCTCAG GGGTTTGGTGATCCTGTCCCCAGAGAGAAGCTACACCTTAGACCTGGAGCCTGGGGACCTTCGGGCCCCCCCAACTATCTCCCGGATCCAAGACCTCTTCCTGCCAGGCCACACTTGTGCCCTGAGCTGGCGTGCATCTGTGCCCACTCAGACTCCCCTGGAGCCACCCCGGGGAAGGCTCCACAGCCACACTCATCGG AGGCGGCGGGACGTGGTGACAGAGACCAAGACCGTTGAGCTGGTGATTGTGGCTGACCGTTCGGAG GTCCAGAGGTACCCGGACTCCCAGCACCTGCTGAACCGCATGCTGAAGGTGACCCTCCTCCTGGACGCC TTCTTCCGGCCCCTGAACGTGCGGGTGGTGCTCGTGGGCCTGGAGGCCTGGACCCAGCGGGACCTGGTGGAGATAAGCCAGGACCCAGGTCTCACACTAGACAGGTTCCTCCACTGGCGCCGGAGAGATTTGCTGCCTCGACTGCCCCACGACAGTGCCCAGCTGGTGAC CGCTACTTCCTTCTCTGGGCCCACGGTGGGCATGGCCATTCAGAACTCCATCTGTTCTGACTTCTCTGGAGGTGTGAACATG GACCACTCCACCAGCGTCCTGGGAGTTGCATCCTCCATAGCTCACGAGTTGGGCCACAGCCTGGGCCTGGACCACGACTTGCACGGGCAAAGCTGTCCCTGCCCGGGGCCGGCCCCTGCCAAGAGCTGCATCATGGAGGCCTCCACGGA CTTCCTGCCGGGCCTGAACTTCAGCAACTGCAGCCGGCAGGCCCTGGAGAAAGCCCTGCTGGAAGGGATGGGCAGCTGCCTCTTTGAGCGGCTGCCCAGCCTGCCCTCTCTGGCCACTGTCTGCGGGAATAAGCTGCTGGAGCCGGGCGAGCAGTGTGACTGCGGCTTCCCGGAT GACTGCACCGACCCCTGCTGTGACTACGTCAGCTGCCAACTGAGGCCCGGGGCGCGGTGCGCATCCGACGGGCTCTGCTGTCACAACTGCCAG CTGCGCCCGGCCGGCGGGCAGTGCCGCCCGTCCAGAGGGGACTGCGACTTACCCGAGTTCTGCTCAGGAGACAGCCCGCAGTGCCCTCCCGATGTCAGCCTGGGAGACGGCGAGCCCTGCGCGGGGGGCCAGGCCGTGTGCGTGCGGGGGCGTTGTGCCTCGTACGCCCAGCAGTGCCAGGCTCTCTGGGGACCTGGGGCCCAGCCCGCCTCGCCGCTTTGCCTCCTTGCTGCCAACACTCGAGGGGATGCTTTTGGGAGCTGTGGGCGCAGCCCTAATGGCAGCTACGTGTCCTGTGCCCCTAA AGACGCCATTTGTGGGCAGCTCCAGTGCCAGGGGGGGCAGGCCCAGCCTCTGCTCGGCTCAGCCCGGGGTCTGCGCTGGGAGATGCTAGAAGCCAACGGGACCCAGCTGAAGCTGAATTGCAGCTGGGTCCACCTGGACCTGGGCGACGACGTGGCCCAGCCCCTGCTGACTCTGCCTGGCACAGCCTGTGGTCCTGACCTG gTGTGCATTGACCGCCGGTGCCAGCCCGTGGACGTCCTGCGAGCCCAGGAATGTCGAAGCAAATGCCACGGACACGGG GTCTGCGACAGCAAAGGACATTGCCGCTGTGAGGCGGGCTGGGCCCCCCCCGACTGCACCAACCGCGTCAGAG CAACCAGCTCCCTGACCACAGGGCTGCCCCTCAGCCTCCTGCTGTCGGTggtcctgctgctgctgggggcCAGCTACTGGCACCGCGCCCGCCTGCGTCAACGGCTCTGTCAGCTCAAAGGACCCAGCTGCCAATACAG GGCAGCCCAGTCTGGTCCCCCAGAACGCCCAGGACCCCCGCAGAGGGTCCTGCTGATGCCAGGGGCCAAG GCCCAGAAGCAGAGTCCAGCCTGGACTGGGGAGGGACATCACCTAGAGGAGGGCCAAGCTGGTGGTTCTGAGAG CAGGCCAGTATTCTTGGCTTCCCGGCACCCCCCTCCCGGCCGCTGCCTCCCGACCCTGTGCCCAAGAGACTCCAG GCTGAGCTGGCTGACCGGCCCAATCCCCCCACCCGCCCTCTGCCCGCTGACCCGGTGGTGA
- the ADAM15 gene encoding disintegrin and metalloproteinase domain-containing protein 15 isoform X10 produces the protein MRLALLWALGLLGAGSPLSPRPLPYIGGTEEERARPEGALGGPSEPQILPDIPTLSLTEVFQAKLPEALRIQLELDGESHVLELLRNRELVPGRPSLMWYQPDGTRVVNVGHTLENCCYQGAVQGRVGSWVSVCTCSGLRGLVILSPERSYTLDLEPGDLRAPPTISRIQDLFLPGHTCALSWRASVPTQTPLEPPRGRLHSHTHRRRRDVVTETKTVELVIVADRSEVQRYPDSQHLLNRMLKVTLLLDAFFRPLNVRVVLVGLEAWTQRDLVEISQDPGLTLDRFLHWRRRDLLPRLPHDSAQLVTATSFSGPTVGMAIQNSICSDFSGGVNMDHSTSVLGVASSIAHELGHSLGLDHDLHGQSCPCPGPAPAKSCIMEASTDFLPGLNFSNCSRQALEKALLEGMGSCLFERLPSLPSLATVCGNKLLEPGEQCDCGFPDDCTDPCCDYVSCQLRPGARCASDGLCCHNCQLRPAGGQCRPSRGDCDLPEFCSGDSPQCPPDVSLGDGEPCAGGQAVCVRGRCASYAQQCQALWGPGAQPASPLCLLAANTRGDAFGSCGRSPNGSYVSCAPKDAICGQLQCQGGQAQPLLGSARGLRWEMLEANGTQLKLNCSWVHLDLGDDVAQPLLTLPGTACGPDLVCIDRRCQPVDVLRAQECRSKCHGHGVCDSKGHCRCEAGWAPPDCTNRVRATSSLTTGLPLSLLLSVVLLLLGASYWHRARLRQRLCQLKGPSCQYRAAQSGPPERPGPPQRVLLMPGAKAQKQSPAWTGEGHHLEEGQAGGSESLRGLPSPHPRGSHCLPTPRAGALRVTCLAQELESRP, from the exons ATGCGGCTGGCgctgctctgggccctggggctcctgggcgcAGGCAGCCCTCTGTCCCCCCGGCCGCTCCCATATATAG GTGGCACTGAGGAGGAGCGGGCAAGGCCAGAGGGGGCCCTGGGTGGACCCTCGGAGCCCCAGATCCTTCCGGACATCCCGACACTCAGCCTCACAGAGGTGTTTCAG GCCAAGCTGCCTGAGGCCTTGCGGATCCAGTTGGAATTGGATGGTGAGAGTCATGTTCTGGAGCTGCTACGGAACAG GGAGCTAGTCCCAGGCCGCCCGAGCCTGATGTGGTACCAGCCTGACGGCACCCGTGTGGTCAATGTGGGACACACTCTG GAGAACTGCTGCTACCAGGGAGCGGTGCAGGGCCGCGTGGGCTCCTGGGTCTCTGTCTGCACCTGCTCAGGGCTCAG GGGTTTGGTGATCCTGTCCCCAGAGAGAAGCTACACCTTAGACCTGGAGCCTGGGGACCTTCGGGCCCCCCCAACTATCTCCCGGATCCAAGACCTCTTCCTGCCAGGCCACACTTGTGCCCTGAGCTGGCGTGCATCTGTGCCCACTCAGACTCCCCTGGAGCCACCCCGGGGAAGGCTCCACAGCCACACTCATCGG AGGCGGCGGGACGTGGTGACAGAGACCAAGACCGTTGAGCTGGTGATTGTGGCTGACCGTTCGGAG GTCCAGAGGTACCCGGACTCCCAGCACCTGCTGAACCGCATGCTGAAGGTGACCCTCCTCCTGGACGCC TTCTTCCGGCCCCTGAACGTGCGGGTGGTGCTCGTGGGCCTGGAGGCCTGGACCCAGCGGGACCTGGTGGAGATAAGCCAGGACCCAGGTCTCACACTAGACAGGTTCCTCCACTGGCGCCGGAGAGATTTGCTGCCTCGACTGCCCCACGACAGTGCCCAGCTGGTGAC CGCTACTTCCTTCTCTGGGCCCACGGTGGGCATGGCCATTCAGAACTCCATCTGTTCTGACTTCTCTGGAGGTGTGAACATG GACCACTCCACCAGCGTCCTGGGAGTTGCATCCTCCATAGCTCACGAGTTGGGCCACAGCCTGGGCCTGGACCACGACTTGCACGGGCAAAGCTGTCCCTGCCCGGGGCCGGCCCCTGCCAAGAGCTGCATCATGGAGGCCTCCACGGA CTTCCTGCCGGGCCTGAACTTCAGCAACTGCAGCCGGCAGGCCCTGGAGAAAGCCCTGCTGGAAGGGATGGGCAGCTGCCTCTTTGAGCGGCTGCCCAGCCTGCCCTCTCTGGCCACTGTCTGCGGGAATAAGCTGCTGGAGCCGGGCGAGCAGTGTGACTGCGGCTTCCCGGAT GACTGCACCGACCCCTGCTGTGACTACGTCAGCTGCCAACTGAGGCCCGGGGCGCGGTGCGCATCCGACGGGCTCTGCTGTCACAACTGCCAG CTGCGCCCGGCCGGCGGGCAGTGCCGCCCGTCCAGAGGGGACTGCGACTTACCCGAGTTCTGCTCAGGAGACAGCCCGCAGTGCCCTCCCGATGTCAGCCTGGGAGACGGCGAGCCCTGCGCGGGGGGCCAGGCCGTGTGCGTGCGGGGGCGTTGTGCCTCGTACGCCCAGCAGTGCCAGGCTCTCTGGGGACCTGGGGCCCAGCCCGCCTCGCCGCTTTGCCTCCTTGCTGCCAACACTCGAGGGGATGCTTTTGGGAGCTGTGGGCGCAGCCCTAATGGCAGCTACGTGTCCTGTGCCCCTAA AGACGCCATTTGTGGGCAGCTCCAGTGCCAGGGGGGGCAGGCCCAGCCTCTGCTCGGCTCAGCCCGGGGTCTGCGCTGGGAGATGCTAGAAGCCAACGGGACCCAGCTGAAGCTGAATTGCAGCTGGGTCCACCTGGACCTGGGCGACGACGTGGCCCAGCCCCTGCTGACTCTGCCTGGCACAGCCTGTGGTCCTGACCTG gTGTGCATTGACCGCCGGTGCCAGCCCGTGGACGTCCTGCGAGCCCAGGAATGTCGAAGCAAATGCCACGGACACGGG GTCTGCGACAGCAAAGGACATTGCCGCTGTGAGGCGGGCTGGGCCCCCCCCGACTGCACCAACCGCGTCAGAG CAACCAGCTCCCTGACCACAGGGCTGCCCCTCAGCCTCCTGCTGTCGGTggtcctgctgctgctgggggcCAGCTACTGGCACCGCGCCCGCCTGCGTCAACGGCTCTGTCAGCTCAAAGGACCCAGCTGCCAATACAG GGCAGCCCAGTCTGGTCCCCCAGAACGCCCAGGACCCCCGCAGAGGGTCCTGCTGATGCCAGGGGCCAAG GCCCAGAAGCAGAGTCCAGCCTGGACTGGGGAGGGACATCACCTAGAGGAGGGCCAAGCTGGTGGTTCTGAGAG TCTCAGGGGCCTGCCAAGCCCCCACCCCCGAGGAAGCCACTGCCTGCCAACCCCCAGGGCCGGCGCCCTTCGGGTGACCTGCCTGGCCCAGGAGCTGGAATCCCGCCCCTAG